The nucleotide sequence CCCGACACGTCCTCAGAACCGACGGATTACACGATCAACATTCAAAGACGAGGCACTAGCCGGCCGCAGGCGCTGAGCTGTGCGTGGCGAAGCCGAGCGCGGCAGACAGATCGGCTGCCGCGGTGGTAAGCACCGCGCGGGCACGCTCCGCGCGGTCTCCATCGAAGCGAATGGTGGGGACCGGAACGCTCATGCCGGCCGTGACCCCTCCGGTGTGATCGCGCACGGGAACCGCGACACATCGTACGCCGATGGTGTATTCCTCGCTGTCGATGGCGTATCCGCGGCGCCGTACCTCGGCGAGCTCGGCCTCCAGCGCGTCGAGATCGGTAATGGTTCGCGTGGTGAACCGCTCCAACGGTTGCGCCTTGAGTAACATGAGGCGCTCCGCCGGGGACAGGCCGGCCAGCAGCACCTTGCCCACCCCGGTGGCGTGTGAAGCCAAGCGCCGTCCGATCGCGGACGCCAGCACCAGCATCTGGGTGCCGTCCACCTTGCAGAGGTAGACGTTGTGCCGGCCGTCGAGCACGGCAAGTTGGACGGTCTCGTCGAGCGCGTCGCGTACTCGTTCCATGTACGGCCGGGCGCGGTCGGCGAGGTCGACGGCCCGAAGATACGCGTTGCCGG is from Micromonospora sp. WMMD1102 and encodes:
- a CDS encoding IclR family transcriptional regulator, with amino-acid sequence MTAANPSRSEADMVKSAHRGLEILDLLTQREIPLTFTEIADALAYPRSSLHGLLRTLVQSGWAELDPVTRRYSLGIRAWQAGNAYLRAVDLADRARPYMERVRDALDETVQLAVLDGRHNVYLCKVDGTQMLVLASAIGRRLASHATGVGKVLLAGLSPAERLMLLKAQPLERFTTRTITDLDALEAELAEVRRRGYAIDSEEYTIGVRCVAVPVRDHTGGVTAGMSVPVPTIRFDGDRAERARAVLTTAAADLSAALGFATHSSAPAAG